GTCAGAAatgtagtttaaagatgcagtgtgggaacaggccctttggccctctttTGCATCCACAAggtacacgctaggggcaatttgcagaggcccatTACAATGTAAACGAGGTGCCCAGTTAAAGAGGAGACACAAGTGCTGCAGTTACAAAAcacaatagtgctggaggaactcataaacttcttcagaagtctgaaatAGGCTCCTAACTCAGATGTCACTTGCCCAGtcgctccacggatgctgcctgacccgctgagtttctccagcactgtgagttTTGCCCTGATGAAGAGACGGCTCACCTCACGGCTCCGTCACTGCAAGCTGCCGCCAGGTAATGCCATGAGGAGTGAGGGTTCCCTTCAGAATCCATCCCGCCGTCCACCACCACAATGGACATGTACCTGAAGGAGAGATGTGAAAGGTGACAGAGCAGGCAGGATATCCCACAAATCCATTAACTGTAGAGACTGGTTCAAAACCCACCCAAAATGGCACAGGAGCGCGGCAAATCTTGGCATGCACTTCCCAGAGGAGGAatcacacgcggtcacggggagagcgtacaaactccataaagacagcaccggtagtcaagatcgaactcgggtctctggtactgtaaggcagcaactggacgagtagtgaaaggcatggataggatggatgaggagaggatgtttccactattaggagtctagggccagagataatagcctcaaaattagaggacgttcctttagggagtagctgaggagaaatttctttagtcagatggtggtggaatctgtggaatttattgccacagaaggctgtagacggccgagtcaatggatatttctacagcagagattgatagattcttgattagtacaggtgtcaggggttattggcaggaaaatggagttaggatggagagatagatcagctatgattgacaggctgagtagaattgatgggctgaatggcctaattctgctcccatcacatgaactttaccactgcgccgctGTGCGCCCAAAGAAATAACATCACCGTCCGATATAGTATTAGTGAAATAAACATGGTGGGACTGCTGCAACATACTGCATGACTTTGAGCGCAGCCAAAGTAGAGGCCaacagagaggagaagagagatttACCTGGTCTCTGGGTCCATCTTCAGCATCCTGTGCCGGTTCTTCCTCCGCTCCCAATCCTCAGACAGCCTGTGGGATCCCAACTGCTCCACCCGGCACCTCAGGCCGCTGTTGGTGTCCTCGGGCCCGAAGAGCAGGCGGCTGCACCGTAGCTGGGCCCGGCCTCCGGCGGTGAAGAGCAAGGCCGAGGGGCCTGGGCCTCTGACCACGGCCATGGCCCTGACGCTGGAGAGGTGGTCGGAGATGTCGGCCAGCTTGGTCAGCCGGCCCGAGGCCTGGTGGAGGGCCAGCACGTTGACAGAGGTGTCCTCGCTGGCGGTTGCCAGCACGCTGGTGTAGGCCTCAAGCCTGCCCAGCAGCCTGACGCTGGTGATGTCCCGGCCGTGCGCCCCCTCCTTCACCATCGCCCCGGCCTCCCTCCTCCCCCGCCACTGGCAGGCGTACACTCCGCCCGACTTGATGTAGGCGAAGAGGCCGAGGCCGGCGGGGGATACTGAGCCGCTGAAGCACCAGGAGCGGTGCCCGCCGCCACAGGGCACTCGTAATACGGGCCGCTGCTCCGACTCCAGCCCCCAGGCCACGAAGTCGGCAGCTCGGAACCCGATGCCTAGGAGGGGTCCGTCGCGGTCGCTGGGCTCCAAGGGCAGCAGGCGCTCCACCCAGCCGCAGGCCCGCTGGCACCGCAGTAGGCCCAGCCGCCCAGCCTCCACCCTCAGTTGGCGGCAGAAGCCGTCCCGCCCGCTGCTGTGCAACAAGCCGCCGTGGAACAGCACCGAGGTCACCCCCGACTTGCCGTGCAGCCCCGGCAGCTCGGAGACGGGCTCCGGGCCTTCGTCGGTCGAGTAGAGCAGCAGCGAGCCCCGGCGGTTGCCGCACGCCAGGTAGGGCAAGCCCGGCGCGAAGGCGGCACAAGTGTGCCACCGGTGCTTGCAGGCGGGCAGGACGAAACGCCCTCTgcccacccagctcagcctgtcctgggcccagctcaCCTCCCACCACAACATCTCCCCCTCGGGCCCAGAGGAGAACAGGTTGCACTGGTCCGGGCCTTGCCCGTCCAGCGAGGCCCAGCTCAGACTATGCACCTTCCCCCGGTGCTCCCGCCGCTCCACTGCCAGCTCCGGACGGAAAACTGGGAAGATCTTGAGGCAGCCTTGGATATTACCCAAGGCGCAGAGAACCGAGCCACTTGGCAGCGCGGCGGCGGAGAGCAGGCCGTAGGATCGGTAGGCCTGGTCTTCCAACAGGAGCTTCCACCTGCCAGAGaccaggcagcaactgtagaCGCCGCCAGAATCAGTCATGACCAACACTAGGGTCGGGTCGACCGATGCCAATGCCTTAGGGCTGCCCACACCCTCGGCATCGCCCAACTGCAGTCGAATTATGGTCACATCCTCTGGCTCCTCGTCCCCGATCTTCCACAGCCTGATGGCTGAGTCCTCGCCTCCTGTTGCCACCCATTGCTGGTCTTCACTGACCGCCAGCGCTCTCAGGCTGCCTCGGTGCCCCCGAAAGCTGCGCGCCACCTCCCCGCTGTAAGTCCACAGCAGACAGGCAGAGTCTTCGCCGGCGCTGACCACAAAGTCCTCCAGCAGCCGCACCCGCCACACCCTGGACTGGTGGCCGTACATCCGCAGCAGGCACTGCGTCTCTCCCTCCGCTCCCCGGCCGAGATCCCCGACCCTCCACAGTCCCACACTCCTGTCGTCAGAGGCCGAGGCCAGCACGCCACTCTCCTGCCTGTAGTCGATGCTGAAGATGACCCCGCTGTGGCCACTGATCCTCCTGCCCGCCCGCACCCTGCCCTGCCCGTCCAGTGGCCCATCCATCTGCCACAGCACCAGCTGGTTGAAGACGGTGCCCGACACCAGCACCAGCTCGTCCCAGCAGCCTCCCACAAAGTGGGCAGAGTAGAGGATGCACTTCTCCTCGCAGTGGACCTCCCGCAGGCTCCTCTGTTCCCAGTAGTCACACAGTACCACTGAGTTGTGCCCGAGTGCCAGGGCCAAGTGCCCGGCAGGCTGCTCGTCAGACCGCAGCCACCGCAGGTCCCAGATCCAGTCGTGGAGCTCGTACAGCGGTCCCACCCGCCGCAGCTCCGGCTCCCCGCCCCCAGCGTCCAGCTCGATCACGGCCACTCCCTTCCCGCCGTACACTGCCAGCACGGTGGGCTCCGACCCGTCGCTGCCGCCTCGTGTCTCGATGCCGTGGACGCGGTAGTTCTTCAACACGTCGCCAATGCGTTTCTCGCCGCGACCGCTCGTTGAGTTCAAGAAGTGGAGCGAGACTCCGGCACCTTCACCTGTCAACAGAGAAGGCAACAAATCAACTGGTAaatactttacagatacagcgtggaaacaggcccttcgtcccaccaagtccacacctaccagcgatcaccccatacaccagcactatcctacacactagggacaatttacagaagccaattaacctacaaacatgtcgaagcaagaaactgcagatgctagtttagtgtcacgtgcaccgaggtacagtgaaaagctttttgttgcgtgttaaccagttaggggaaagacaaaacatgattacaaaccACAGTTTATgacaaaggttgacacaaaattctTGAGTAACTCTGGACATACTGATAAAGTTCCCTTTTAATACCGACAATAACGCAAAGGGTCAAAGGTAAACCATGCCAAGCTTTACTCATTTCGTCATGACGGGTGTGGCGGGGACTAGTACAGAGAGTATACCAATATACTAAATGCTCCCTGAGCAGCCACTCAAAGATAGTGTTTTAAAATTTCTTATATACACTTAAAAGTCATTGAGAGTCTTCCAAAAACTACTGCCAAGGAATATTTACAAGAAACAACTGCTGACATCCGTTTTCTGTGACAGTGACTGTTTTCTTATCTTCGGAGGAGCGGTGATCTATGTACGTCAGTTCAGTCAACTGCCGTTCTGTAGCTTGCTTATCCCAGGCATATTCTGTTTGGTGGTTCGTCCAAGGATTGCAAGTTTCGCTCACATCCACACGAGTGCAGTATTTGTTCAGTTACCCCCATACGAGGCACCAGCTGTATTTCAATTTTCAACCACATGAGTCAGCAGTATATTTCCTCTGTCAGTATTTTTAAAGCGACGTAAGCATTTAAGTAAGAATACAGAAATGGCCAAGTATCCCATCATGCAAGGTAACCCTAGCTAATAGCGATTAACTCTTTCAAtacaggatgggtgacgtttcgggtctgaaaaaaggtcccaacccaaaacagacccatcctttttctccacagagatgctgcctggcctgctgagttgatctttaacctacaaacatgtaggtctttggaatgtgggaaaaaatCAGAGCATCCCGAGAAAACCTACAccatcgcagggagaatgtacaaactccataaagacagcacccgtagtcaggatcgaacccgagtctttggcgctgtacggcaatagttctaccgctgcgccactgtactgcctaGTGACTATTCCCCATTCCACTATTCCCGCATTCTCCCCAAGGCAAGCACCTCAATTTCTTATAAAAGGAGATTAAATTTCCCATGCCTAGTCTTAAAGCCCAATGAGACAATTCCAGGACGTCTACCTTACTGTAATCAAACCCTTTTGCAAAAGGCTAATTACCCTCCAAAACCGCTTGCTGCATAAGTGCGTGACGTTTTTGACTTGTGCACACTAACCAATCTCTCCTCATGTGAGAAATACTCTACTTAACTGCAATAAAACGGATGATcttacattatattccatctgtctTGTTATTACCACCGACTCATACCACTGTCTTGTTCTTACCACCAGTCTACATCTCCTTGAAGGAACCAAATATCCTTCCAAGAATATAATCTTACAATCCCACCTAGTTTAGTATTATCATCAATCCATATATGGCATATTTGATCTGtatggatggcatgcaaaaccaAGTTTTCCACTgtgccttggtgcatgtgacaataataaacctaaacatataTGTAGATTaatgatgcatgtgaaccaatcacacacaagccagcatcactaattccaccccactataacacttatactaacactcgtTCCCGGCACTGCCAGTCTGAGCAGCTAGGATGTACTGACAACCAACCGTCCTTAATGCTGTTAAGTTTCAGTGCAGATTAAAGATGTATCTGAATCATATACTGTGTCTGGTGCTTGTTAACGTGGCATCAGAAGTGGTCTGATCCACTCCTTCTGTATAACGGTTTTTATATTGTATTTGTAACGGTCTAGCACTGTACAGCCATACCTCAGCACAGtctcgattagcaagtgtacagatatagtctactgagcctgcaTGCA
This Leucoraja erinacea ecotype New England chromosome 16, Leri_hhj_1, whole genome shotgun sequence DNA region includes the following protein-coding sequences:
- the wdr6 gene encoding WD repeat-containing protein 6, which translates into the protein MQSETADERSRSRCTPKILERCMQETAATMQCESLSLQSPITALQFVGDFILSGEGAGVSLHFLNSTSGRGEKRIGDVLKNYRVHGIETRGGSDGSEPTVLAVYGGKGVAVIELDAGGGEPELRRVGPLYELHDWIWDLRWLRSDEQPAGHLALALGHNSVVLCDYWEQRSLREVHCEEKCILYSAHFVGGCWDELVLVSGTVFNQLVLWQMDGPLDGQGRVRAGRRISGHSGVIFSIDYRQESGVLASASDDRSVGLWRVGDLGRGAEGETQCLLRMYGHQSRVWRVRLLEDFVVSAGEDSACLLWTYSGEVARSFRGHRGSLRALAVSEDQQWVATGGEDSAIRLWKIGDEEPEDVTIIRLQLGDAEGVGSPKALASVDPTLVLVMTDSGGVYSCCLVSGRWKLLLEDQAYRSYGLLSAAALPSGSVLCALGNIQGCLKIFPVFRPELAVERREHRGKVHSLSWASLDGQGPDQCNLFSSGPEGEMLWWEVSWAQDRLSWVGRGRFVLPACKHRWHTCAAFAPGLPYLACGNRRGSLLLYSTDEGPEPVSELPGLHGKSGVTSVLFHGGLLHSSGRDGFCRQLRVEAGRLGLLRCQRACGWVERLLPLEPSDRDGPLLGIGFRAADFVAWGLESEQRPVLRVPCGGGHRSWCFSGSVSPAGLGLFAYIKSGGVYACQWRGRREAGAMVKEGAHGRDITSVRLLGRLEAYTSVLATASEDTSVNVLALHQASGRLTKLADISDHLSSVRAMAVVRGPGPSALLFTAGGRAQLRCSRLLFGPEDTNSGLRCRVEQLGSHRLSEDWERRKNRHRMLKMDPETRYMSIVVVDGGMDSEGNPHSSWHYLAAACSDGAVRLFIIDESEKNILLLAESFYHQRCVLKLQTFTHQPASGSQVVFLCSAATDGRIALWNISGIIETAKAADIRQERTRPPLELGSPCLVFVAHQCGVNGLDVRSLDDGRFLLASGGDDNAVRIWVICITPRAGSDSALSPSSSERQEEAGSGSREDRGDVAAEDSRGWSDLGVVADGWSLDGGLALRVLKGPGAESAHAAHVTGLRFLGSRMLVSASIDQRLSHWALSSRCLTLIHSRWCQVADIAELESWEGHPAGTHLFALCGDGLQVLKSWQTGTDGLAPETDSTDARGPR